Below is a window of Pseudodesulfovibrio sp. 5S69 DNA.
TGCCCAGCCGGTAGCCCGGTTCGCAGAGCAGGGCCAGGCAGCCGAAGGTCTGGTGTCCGGCGCTGAGCGGCATGGTCACGAGCTTGCCCTGGTCCGGGCTCAGGGAATATTCGGGCCGGCGCGCCGGGTCGGTGTAGGAAATCTGGAAGCCGTTGACCGCGCCCGAGCCCAGGGAGCCGGCGGAGGCCGTGATCCGTTCGATCCAGGCGGACTCCGAGGCCGGGGTCATCTTGCCGTTGAGGAAAATCTCCACATCGGCGGCGTTGTCCGAACCGGTGTTCCAGAAGGCGGCGTGGAGCACCTTGACGGGCAGGATAAGGCCCAGCGAGTTCTTGGCGTTGGCCAGGATGGTGGCGGCGTCGAGGCTTTCGGTGGCCGAGGCGAGCAGCCTGTTCAGGAACATGAGCTGGTCGGTCTTGCGGGCCAGGAGTTCGCGTTCGAGCATGATCTCTTCGGTCATCCGGTAGATGTCCGAGTAGAGGCTCTTGACCTCCTTGGCGCGGAACATGACGTCCTGGATCTTGGGCCGGGTCAGGGGCAGACCCACGGCGGTCAGGAACCCTTCGGCCAGGACCGTGTCCATTTCGAGTTCCGCGTCGCCGTCCTGGATGAGGATGCGATGGGTCTCGTCCTGGTCGCGGTATGCCTGCCTGCGGGATTCGGGGAAACCGCGCCAGACCGTCCAGGGTATCCAGGCGGCCGAGGGTTTCTCCTCCTGCTCCAGCTCGCGGGTCACGGGCAGGGCGCCCTCGGGAAAATTGCGGACGTGGAAACCAGGACCGACGCCGTCGATGATCTGGCGCACCATGGTCTCGCTGAGGCCGAGGCCCCACATGAGTTCGGGCCGCCGGCCTCGCTTTATGGACTGTCTAGGCATTCTGCATCGTACTCCTTTACGACGTCAAAACTTTGGCGGATCGTTCCGCCCCGCTTGAGATTCAGCAAAATCGGGGCCACACGGGGTGACGAACGGAAGACGGCGGCAGATCTTGATGGCAGCCAGTTGATATGGCAGGAGAAAATTGTACGGCATGGAGCCGGGAGGCGGACCGGGGAGGCACAATCTACCCCTTGGCGGGGGCGCCCGGCCATTGACAAACCGGCCGGGAACGGTCTTTACCTAGGCATGGCCGGAACAAAACGCATCTGGGGGACCCTGGACCCCTTCTTCGAGGGCGGGCCCGTCCTGGGCCGCACCGTGGCCAACGTAGGCTTCC
It encodes the following:
- a CDS encoding sensor domain-containing diguanylate cyclase — encoded protein: MPRQSIKRGRRPELMWGLGLSETMVRQIIDGVGPGFHVRNFPEGALPVTRELEQEEKPSAAWIPWTVWRGFPESRRQAYRDQDETHRILIQDGDAELEMDTVLAEGFLTAVGLPLTRPKIQDVMFRAKEVKSLYSDIYRMTEEIMLERELLARKTDQLMFLNRLLASATESLDAATILANAKNSLGLILPVKVLHAAFWNTGSDNAADVEIFLNGKMTPASESAWIERITASAGSLGSGAVNGFQISYTDPARRPEYSLSPDQGKLVTMPLSAGHQTFGCLALLCEPGYRLGKDQVETLRSAVNHVGLALRNALAFKEVKLRADRDGLTKLYNRRSFDERLVYEIKRRSRYHHDLSLLMVDLDHFKSVNDTYGHKAGDLVLRKVGEILSTVFRTTDLAARYGGEEFVVLLPHTSEEAAWKLAERVRTAIENCAFDFGGQNFSVTASIGVASVEGGSLAATDDDLVLKADKALYQAKNNGRNMVVVSGQKSTAAHNALQ